The proteins below come from a single Argentina anserina chromosome 1, drPotAnse1.1, whole genome shotgun sequence genomic window:
- the LOC126798716 gene encoding probable rhamnogalacturonate lyase B: MKFCCLQGGPEMEKMRQWGWFLGSFAAILILVLFLAGDGSYDETTSPVRRSLRSALPWQQQGVSLLARNRNRVVMDNGIVKVIFSNPGGNVIGIRYRGLDVLEMENEENNRGYWDVVWKKNITDKLQSTKFKVITTRPDQAEISFLRTYDVSFGNDTNTIPLTVDKRYILQRGSSGFYAYGIFERLEGWPGVMDMDQIRMVYKLEESKFRYMALSDTRQRMMPTAADRSSGHTLAYKEAVLLTNPSNPEFRGEVDDKYQYSIEDKDNKVHGWISTDESVGFWMITPSDEFRTGGPFKQDLTSHVGPTTLSMFVSTHYAGKALGIKFEEGEAWKKVFGPVFVYLNSAPGSKNSTSMLWNDAKRQMLKEVESWPYNFTQSEDFPSSDERGSVSGQLLIHDRYINESLFPANSAYVGLAAPGEVGSWQMENKGYQFWIQSDEEGQFIIKDVRPGNYSFYAWVPGILGDYKYEADITITPGCNIKLDNLTYEPPRNGPTLWEIGIPDRTASEFYVPDPYPTLLNKLYSHIYSENFRQYGLWTRYGEQFPHTDLVYTVGVDNYFDNWFYAQVTRNTGDETYVGTTWRVLFELDNVTNPGNYTLQLALASANSAELQVRINNESDEPPHFTTKLIGGDNAIARHGIHGLYWYYSIEIPSPLLNEGKNTVYLSQTRGGEIFQGVMYDYIRLEAPSSHTDSQVVL; this comes from the exons ATGAA ATTTTGTTGTTTGCAGGGTGGCCCAGAAATGGAGAAGATGAGGCAATGGGGATGGTTTCTGGGGTCATTTGCAGCAATACTTATTCTGGTTCTGTTCTTGGCTGGTGATGGAAGCTACGACGAGACGACGAGCCCAGTAAG ACGATCACTGAGGAGCGCACTGCCTTGGCAACAGCAGGGTGTCAGTTTATTAGCAAGGAACCGCAATAGG GTTGTTATGGACAATGGCATTGTCAAAGTCATTTTCTCTAATCCGGGCGGTAATGTTATTGGAATACGATACAGAGGCCTTGACGTACTTGAAATggagaatgaagaaaataatagAGG GTACTGGGATGTGGTTTGGAAAAAGAATATAACTGACAA ACTACAATCAACGAAATTTAAGGTCATTACCACCAGGCCAGACCAAGCAGAGATCTCTTTCTTAAGAACATATGATGTTTCCTTTGGTAACGACACAAACACAATTCCCTTGACCGTCGACAAAAG ATACATACTGCAACGGGGTAGTTCTGGTTTCTATGCATATGGCATATTCGAGCGGCTTGAAGGGTGGCCGGGAGTAATGGATATGGATCAAATTAGAATGGTGTACAAACTTGAAGAATCCAA ATTTCGGTATATGGCGTTATCAGACACTAGGCAAAGAATGATGCCAACAGCAGCAGATCGTTCTAGTGGTCATACACTTGCATACAAAGAAGCTGTTCTTTTGACAAATCCTAGCAATCCTGAGTTTAGAGGAGAAGTAGATGACAAGTACCAGTACTCGATCGAGGACAAAGATAACAAAGTTCATGGTTGGATTAGTACTGATGAATCTGTGGGATTTTGGATGATCACACCTAGTGACGAATTTCGTACCGGAGGTCCTTTTAAGCAGGACCTCACCTCCCATGTCGGCCCAACCACCCTCTCG ATGTTTGTTAGTACTCATTACGCTGGGAAGGCTCTTGGGATCAAATTCGAAGAGGGAGAGGCATGGAAAAAGGTTTTCGGACCGGTCTTTGTGTATCTGAACTCGGCTCCAGGCTCAAAGAATTCCACCAGTATGCTTTGGAATGATGCTAAACGGCAG ATGCTTAAAGAAGTCGAGAGCTGGCCGTATAATTTCACTCAATCTGAGGACTTTCCTTCTTCCGATGAACGGGGATCAGTTTCTGGCCAATTACTAATACATGATCG GTACATCAATGAGAGCCTTTTCCCAGCAAATTCTGCTTATGTGGGATTGGCGGCACCCGGGGAAGTCGGGTCTTGGCAAATGGAAAACAAA GGTTATCAGTTTTGGATTCAATCTGATGAAGAAGGTCAATTCATTATCAAAGATGTTCGACCCGGGAACTATAGTTTTTATGCATGGGTCCCTGGCATTCTTGGTGATTACAAATATGAAGCTGATATAACAATTACTCCGG GGTGTAATATCAAATTGGACAATCTTACCTACGAACCTCCAAGAAATGGTCCTACTTTGTGGGAAATTGGCATCCCTGATCGCACTGCTTCCGAATTCTACGTACCAGATCCATATCCGACTCTTTTGAACAAGTTATACAGCCACATATACTCAGAAAA CTTTAGGCAGTACGGGTTGTGGACCCGTTATGGAGAGCAGTTCCCTCATACAGATCTTGTCTACACCGTAGGCGTTGACAATTACTTTGATAATTGGTTCTATGCTCAAGTGACCAG GAATACTGGAGATGAAACATATGTAGGTACGACGTGGCGAGTTCTATTTGAACTCGATAATGTCACGAATCCAGGAAATTATACACTCCAATTGGCATTGGCCTCGGCAAACAGTGCGGAATTGCAG GTTCGAATTAACAACGAGAGCGATGAGCCACCTCATTTTACAACAAAGTTAATAGGAGGGGACAACGCGATAGCGAGACATGGAATTCATGGTTTGTATTGGTATTATAGTATTGAAATACCTAGCCCGCTACTAAACGAAGGAAAGAACACAGTCTATCTCTCTCAGACGAGAGGTGGTGAAATTTTCCAAGGCGTGATGTACGACTATATCAGACTAGAAGCACCTTCATCACACACTGACTCGCAAGTAGTGCTATAG